The DNA sequence GAGGACGCCCACCTGCTCACCGCCGCGCGCCGACCGGCCGTGGTGGACGGTGAACCGGTCGACATCGGCCTGGTCGGCGACATCGTCGACGTCAACCCGGACGCCGTGCTGGACATCGTGCGCGCGGGCCGCATCCCGGTCGTGTCCACGGTCGCGCCGGACGCCGACGGCGTGGTGCACAACGTGAACGCCGACACGGCGGCGGGCGCGGTGGCCGTGGCGCTGAAGGCCGAGAAGCTGGTGGTGCTCACCGACGTCGAGGGCCTGTACGCGGACTGGCCGGACCGGAGCTCGCTGCTGCACCGGGTGCGCGCCGCGCGACTGGAGGAGATGCTGCCGGGCCTGGACAGCGGCATGGTGCCGAAGATGGAGGCCTGCCTGCGCGCGGTGCGCGGCGGCGTCCCCGAGGCGCACGTGATCGACGGCAGGCTGGCGCACTCGGTGCTGCTGGAGGTCTTCACCTCCGAGGGCGTCGGAACGATGGTGCTGGGGGACGAGGACGGGGACGGGGACGAGGCATGAGCGAGCACCAGCAGCGGTGGCAGGCCGCGATGATGAACAACTACGGCACGCCCGGCCTGGCCCTGGTCCGGGGCGAGGGCGCGCACGTCTGGGACGCCGACGGCAACCGGTACCTGGACCTGCTGACCGGCATCGCGGTCAACGCGCTCGGCCACGCCCACCCGGCGATCGTGGCCGCGGTGACCGACCAGATCGGCCGGATCGGCCACACCTCCAACCTCTACATCAACGAGCCCGCGCTGGAGCTGGCCGAGCGGCTGCTCGACCTGTCCGGTGTGGACGGCGACGGCCGGGTGCTGTTCTGCAACTCCGGCGCGGAGGCCAACGAGGCCGCGTTCAAGCTGAGCCGTCGCACCGGCCGCACCAAGGTCGTGGCCACCGACGGCGGCTTCCACGGCCGCACCATGGGTGCGCTGGCGCTGACCGGCCAGCCCGGCAAGCGCGCGCCGTTCGAGCCGCTGGTGCCCGGCGTCGTGCACGTCCCGTTCGGTGACGTGGCCGCGTTGGAAGCCGCGATCGACGACGAGACCGCCGCGTTCGTGGTGGAGCCGATCCAGGGCGAGAACGGCGTGGTCGTGCCGCCCGAGGGCTACCTCCAGGCGGCCCGCCGGATCACCGCCGAGCACGGCGCGCTGCTCGTCCTGGACGAGGTGCAGACCGGTATCGGCCGACTGGGCACCTGGTTCGCGTTCCAGCAGGTCGGCGTCGTGCCCGACGTGATCACGCTGGCCAAGGGCCTCGGCGGCGGGCTGCCGCTGGGCGCGTGCATCGCGGTCGGCCCGGCCAAGGACCTGTTCGAGCCCGGCCAGCACGGCACCACGTTCGGCGGCAACCCGGTGTGCTGCGCCGCCGCCCTGGCGGTGCTGGACACGATCGCCGCCGACGGCCTGCTGGAGCACACCGCCGCGGTCGGCAAGGAGATCGCGGCCGGCGTCGAGGCGCTGGACCACCCGCTCATCTCCGGTGTGCGGGGAGCCGGCCTGCTGCTCGGCATCACGCTGCGCGAGGCGGTCTCGGCGAAGGCCGCGGCGGCCGCGCAGCAGGCCGGTTATCTGATCAACCCCATCCAGCCCGACGTCATCCGCCTGGCGCCGCCGCTGGTGCTCGACGAAGCGGACGCCCACCGGCTGGTGGCCGACCTGCCGTCGTTCCTCCCGACCCCAGGCCAGGAGCCGTGATGGTGCGCCACTTCCTGCGTGACGACGACCTGACCCCCGACGAGCAGGCCGCGGTCCTCGACCTCGCCGACGACTACAAGGCCGACCGCATGACGGCCAAGCCGCTGGCCGGGCCCAAGTCCGTGGCGGTGATCTTCGAGAAGAACTCCACCCGCACCCGGCTGTCGTTCGAGGTCGGCATCGCCCAGCTCGGCGGCAACCCGGTGATCATCGACGGCCGGTCCATGCAGCTCGGCCGCGAGGAGACCATCGAGGACACCTCCCGCATCCTGTCCGGGTACGTCGAGGCCGTGGTGTGGCGGACGTTCGCGCAGAAGCGCATCGACGCGATGGCGTCGGTGTCCCGCATCCCGGTGATCAACGCGCTGACCGACGAGTTCCACCCGTGCCAGGTGCTGGCCGACCTGCAGACCATCCGGCGCGTGCACGGCGGGCTCGCCGGCCTCACCGTCACCTACCTCGGCGACGGCGCGAACAACATGTCGCACTCGATGCTGCTCGGCGGCGTCACCGCGGGCATGCACGTGCGGATCGCGGCGCCCGCCCTGTTCCAGCCGCTGCCGTGGGTGCTGGAGGACGCCCGCAAGCGCGCCGCGGACACCGGCGGCTCGGTGACCGTGATCGAGGACCCGCGCGAGGCGGTGGACGGCGCGGACGTGCTGGTCACCGACACGTGGACGTCGATGGGCCAGGAGAACGACGGCCGCGACCGGACGCGCCCGTTCCGCCCCTACCAGCTCAACGCCGACCTCGTCGCCGCGACCGGCGTGAAGACGACCGTGCTGCACTGCCTGCCCGCCCACCGCGGCCAGGAGATCACCGACGACGTGCTCGACGGTCCGGACAGCGCGGTGTGGGACGAGGCCGAGAACCGGCTGCACGCCCAGAAAGCGCTGCTCGTG is a window from the Saccharothrix saharensis genome containing:
- the argB gene encoding acetylglutamate kinase; translated protein: MITPQAKAGILIEALPWLQRFRGAIVVVKYGGNAMVDGELKRAFAQDMVFLKLAGLHPVVVHGGGPQIAAMLKRLGIESEFRGGLRVTTPEAMDVVRMVLVGQVQRELVGLINSHGPLAVGLSGEDAHLLTAARRPAVVDGEPVDIGLVGDIVDVNPDAVLDIVRAGRIPVVSTVAPDADGVVHNVNADTAAGAVAVALKAEKLVVLTDVEGLYADWPDRSSLLHRVRAARLEEMLPGLDSGMVPKMEACLRAVRGGVPEAHVIDGRLAHSVLLEVFTSEGVGTMVLGDEDGDGDEA
- a CDS encoding acetylornithine transaminase; its protein translation is MSEHQQRWQAAMMNNYGTPGLALVRGEGAHVWDADGNRYLDLLTGIAVNALGHAHPAIVAAVTDQIGRIGHTSNLYINEPALELAERLLDLSGVDGDGRVLFCNSGAEANEAAFKLSRRTGRTKVVATDGGFHGRTMGALALTGQPGKRAPFEPLVPGVVHVPFGDVAALEAAIDDETAAFVVEPIQGENGVVVPPEGYLQAARRITAEHGALLVLDEVQTGIGRLGTWFAFQQVGVVPDVITLAKGLGGGLPLGACIAVGPAKDLFEPGQHGTTFGGNPVCCAAALAVLDTIAADGLLEHTAAVGKEIAAGVEALDHPLISGVRGAGLLLGITLREAVSAKAAAAAQQAGYLINPIQPDVIRLAPPLVLDEADAHRLVADLPSFLPTPGQEP
- the argF gene encoding ornithine carbamoyltransferase; protein product: MVRHFLRDDDLTPDEQAAVLDLADDYKADRMTAKPLAGPKSVAVIFEKNSTRTRLSFEVGIAQLGGNPVIIDGRSMQLGREETIEDTSRILSGYVEAVVWRTFAQKRIDAMASVSRIPVINALTDEFHPCQVLADLQTIRRVHGGLAGLTVTYLGDGANNMSHSMLLGGVTAGMHVRIAAPALFQPLPWVLEDARKRAADTGGSVTVIEDPREAVDGADVLVTDTWTSMGQENDGRDRTRPFRPYQLNADLVAATGVKTTVLHCLPAHRGQEITDDVLDGPDSAVWDEAENRLHAQKALLVWLLEQSR